The following are from one region of the Ischnura elegans chromosome 12, ioIscEleg1.1, whole genome shotgun sequence genome:
- the LOC124169567 gene encoding uncharacterized protein LOC124169567 isoform X1, with protein MCCLGSGDMIRYYNSTINPFIKFYLTEKSLISCFRMWLVAEMLEEDGCIFNVVPENWVKVIDGNKYVLWPPSKSVNVMDAIKMKTQPEDSWSLTLVLEMSSSVCDFQEALELETLAIKLKSCQKAQKVLLDAKNRKARIRIPAKRTQPGEEESIMPPRKRIPPPPSMREKAEENAPIVDSLENPVSLIEDGDEWEYMLLVEPGEECVQEKDFSKRLSILEKDVAHMKKNLAMIKEDTKLILDLLTKKQVHTNYERQCRVYTPPITLPVKSREELIEVEDLLGRDPAFKEYLENIMGEIHAKDLGQFLRKNLIKIMSNRVAAEYTWQGRSEKKKYALNGLKNLISLLAGAARKREIYEDTMFVREISNWLYQSSRRKCEIVPLSG; from the exons ATGTGCTGTCTGGGAAGTGGTGATATGATTAGATATTACAATTCAACAATCaatccattcatcaaattttatcTAACAGAAAAATCTCTTATCTCATGTTTTAGGATGTGGTTGGTGGCAGAGATGCTGGAGGAAGATGGCTGCATTTTCAACGTGGTCCCTGAAAACTGGGTAAAAGTGattgatggaaataaatatgtcCTTTGGCCTCCTAGTAAAAGTGTGAATGTCATGGATGCCATCAAAATGAAAACACAGCCAGAGGATTCGTGGTCACTTACGTTGGTGTTAGAAATGTCATCCTCAGTTT GTGATTTCCAAGAAGCGCTAGAGCTGGAAACCCTGGCTATTAAACTTAAGTCATGCCAGAAAGCACAGAAAGTGCTACTTGATGCCAAAAACAGAAAGGCAAGGATAAGAATTCCTGCCAAGAGGACTCAACCTGGGGAGGAAGAGAGCATTATGCCTCCTAGAAAGAGAATCCCTCCTCCTCCATCCATGAGGGAGAAAGCTGAAGAAAATGCTCCAATAGTGGATTCTTTAGAAAACCCTGTATCTCTAATAGAAGATGGAGATG AGTGGGAATATATGCTTTTGGTGGAGCCAGGTGAAGAAT GTGTTCAAGAGAAAGATTTTTCCAAAAGGCTCTCCATTTTAGAAAAAGATGTGGcacacatgaaaaaaaatttggctATGATAAAGGAAGATACCAAATTAATTTTGGACTTGCTTACGAAAAAGCAAGTGCATACCAATTATGAGCGGCAATGCAGAGTCTACACCCCTCCCATCACTTTGCCGGTAAAAAGCAGGGAAGAGCTTATAGAAGTTGAAGATCTCTTAGGCAGAGACCCTGCATTTAAGGAATATCTG GAAAATATTATGGGAGAGATACATGCAAAAGATCTTGGACAGTTCCTCcgaaagaatttaataaaaattatgagtaACAGAGTGGCTGCAGAGTACACATGGCAGGGGAGGagtgaaaagaagaaatatgccCTGAatggcttaaaaaatttaatatcactgTTGGCAG GTGCTGCGAGGAAAAGGGAGATCTACGAAGACACCATGTTTGTGAGAGAAATTTCCAACTGGCTCTACCAGAGTAGTAGGCGGAAATGCGAAATAGTTCCTCTCAGTGGTTGA
- the LOC124169567 gene encoding uncharacterized protein LOC124169567 isoform X2: MWLVAEMLEEDGCIFNVVPENWVKVIDGNKYVLWPPSKSVNVMDAIKMKTQPEDSWSLTLVLEMSSSVCDFQEALELETLAIKLKSCQKAQKVLLDAKNRKARIRIPAKRTQPGEEESIMPPRKRIPPPPSMREKAEENAPIVDSLENPVSLIEDGDEWEYMLLVEPGEECVQEKDFSKRLSILEKDVAHMKKNLAMIKEDTKLILDLLTKKQVHTNYERQCRVYTPPITLPVKSREELIEVEDLLGRDPAFKEYLENIMGEIHAKDLGQFLRKNLIKIMSNRVAAEYTWQGRSEKKKYALNGLKNLISLLAGAARKREIYEDTMFVREISNWLYQSSRRKCEIVPLSG, encoded by the exons ATGTGGTTGGTGGCAGAGATGCTGGAGGAAGATGGCTGCATTTTCAACGTGGTCCCTGAAAACTGGGTAAAAGTGattgatggaaataaatatgtcCTTTGGCCTCCTAGTAAAAGTGTGAATGTCATGGATGCCATCAAAATGAAAACACAGCCAGAGGATTCGTGGTCACTTACGTTGGTGTTAGAAATGTCATCCTCAGTTT GTGATTTCCAAGAAGCGCTAGAGCTGGAAACCCTGGCTATTAAACTTAAGTCATGCCAGAAAGCACAGAAAGTGCTACTTGATGCCAAAAACAGAAAGGCAAGGATAAGAATTCCTGCCAAGAGGACTCAACCTGGGGAGGAAGAGAGCATTATGCCTCCTAGAAAGAGAATCCCTCCTCCTCCATCCATGAGGGAGAAAGCTGAAGAAAATGCTCCAATAGTGGATTCTTTAGAAAACCCTGTATCTCTAATAGAAGATGGAGATG AGTGGGAATATATGCTTTTGGTGGAGCCAGGTGAAGAAT GTGTTCAAGAGAAAGATTTTTCCAAAAGGCTCTCCATTTTAGAAAAAGATGTGGcacacatgaaaaaaaatttggctATGATAAAGGAAGATACCAAATTAATTTTGGACTTGCTTACGAAAAAGCAAGTGCATACCAATTATGAGCGGCAATGCAGAGTCTACACCCCTCCCATCACTTTGCCGGTAAAAAGCAGGGAAGAGCTTATAGAAGTTGAAGATCTCTTAGGCAGAGACCCTGCATTTAAGGAATATCTG GAAAATATTATGGGAGAGATACATGCAAAAGATCTTGGACAGTTCCTCcgaaagaatttaataaaaattatgagtaACAGAGTGGCTGCAGAGTACACATGGCAGGGGAGGagtgaaaagaagaaatatgccCTGAatggcttaaaaaatttaatatcactgTTGGCAG GTGCTGCGAGGAAAAGGGAGATCTACGAAGACACCATGTTTGTGAGAGAAATTTCCAACTGGCTCTACCAGAGTAGTAGGCGGAAATGCGAAATAGTTCCTCTCAGTGGTTGA